A stretch of the Fusobacterium varium genome encodes the following:
- a CDS encoding choloylglycine hydrolase: protein MRISIVILGIIFMLISTFSYACTGVTIKTNTDKMIQARTIEYGEGDLNSEIVISPKEKEFQSLTPDGKMNGHKWKAKYGFVGIAIISDLFIGEGINEAGLNAGLFYFPHYGSLTKYNEKISKESVTDMQLVTWILSNFSTVDEVKEGLKKIKVVNIGNDKNGLPLPTAHWRIADASGKNIVLEIINNGEVKIYDNEIGVLTNSPDYEWHLKNLNNYINLYSGNAKDYTMNNHKIFSFGAGTGALGLPGDITPPSRFIRAFYYLNTMKPANTSLEGIQEAFHILNNFDIPIGAEYPLEHKENIPDNLLSATQWTSVCNINDKEFYYKTMHNSQIRKIDLKKIDFSKTKYQILPLDKSFEESISEIDIK from the coding sequence ATGAGAATAAGTATTGTAATACTTGGAATTATTTTTATGCTGATTTCTACATTTTCTTATGCCTGTACAGGAGTAACTATAAAAACTAATACTGATAAAATGATTCAAGCCAGAACAATAGAGTATGGAGAGGGAGATTTAAATAGTGAGATTGTCATATCACCTAAAGAAAAAGAGTTTCAATCTTTAACTCCTGATGGAAAAATGAATGGGCACAAATGGAAAGCAAAATATGGTTTTGTTGGAATTGCCATTATCTCAGATTTATTTATAGGAGAAGGTATTAATGAAGCTGGACTCAATGCAGGACTTTTTTATTTTCCACATTATGGAAGCCTTACAAAATACAATGAAAAAATTTCAAAAGAATCTGTAACAGATATGCAGCTAGTGACTTGGATACTTTCTAATTTTTCAACTGTTGATGAAGTAAAAGAAGGACTAAAAAAAATTAAGGTGGTAAATATAGGAAATGATAAAAATGGTCTTCCTTTACCTACAGCACACTGGAGAATTGCAGATGCTTCTGGAAAAAATATAGTTCTTGAAATAATTAATAATGGAGAGGTTAAGATATATGATAACGAAATAGGAGTTTTAACAAATTCCCCTGATTATGAGTGGCATTTAAAAAATTTAAATAATTATATTAATCTTTATTCAGGAAATGCAAAAGATTATACTATGAACAATCACAAAATATTTTCATTTGGAGCTGGAACTGGAGCTTTAGGCCTGCCAGGAGACATAACACCTCCTTCAAGATTCATCAGAGCTTTTTATTATTTAAATACAATGAAACCTGCAAATACTTCCTTAGAAGGAATACAAGAGGCTTTCCATATTCTAAATAATTTTGATATCCCTATTGGAGCTGAATATCCTTTGGAGCACAAAGAAAACATACCTGATAATCTCTTAAGTGCAACTCAATGGACATCAGTATGTAATATAAATGATAAAGAATTTTATTATAAAACTATGCACAATAGCCAAATAAGAAAAATAGATTTAAAAAAAATAGATT